Proteins encoded together in one Oceanobacillus iheyensis HTE831 window:
- a CDS encoding tripartite tricarboxylate transporter permease, whose translation MFQTIVEGFSLMFSIESIVIIMAGVILGLIFGSIPGLTATMAVAICLPISFGMGPSNGMALLMGLYIGGVSGGMIPAILLKLPGTPSSISTTFDGYPMAQKGLAGRAFGLSIMFSFLGGLLSIIILVLVSPPLAKFALNFGPFEYFAITIFALTLISSLSEGSLVKGLISALLGLTFAFVGAAPIDSFPRYTFGLDALDAGFNLLPVLIGLFAISEMLKVIEERKKNKINQDKIQNYKIKGLGFSPITFIKQAWNFIRSAFIGVGIGILPGIGGGTANIIAYVTAKRQSKNPDEYGKGIDDGVVASETANNAAVGGALVPLISLGIPGDTVTAMLLGGLVIHGLQPGPLLFEQNGPIVYGIFAALIIANIFMLIFLYAGMRGFVRLLSIPRHYLYPVIIALCVVGAFGVNNRLFDAYALLFFGIIGYIMIKAKFPLTPLILGFILGPILEVNLRRGLQLTGGDFIPFLTSPIAATFLIIAVLSVVFSAFKTYKSKKEEEDSNSLAS comes from the coding sequence ATGTTTCAAACAATCGTAGAAGGCTTTTCACTTATGTTTTCGATTGAATCAATAGTAATTATCATGGCTGGAGTTATCTTAGGACTTATCTTCGGTTCTATTCCTGGATTAACCGCAACTATGGCAGTTGCTATTTGTTTACCAATTTCATTTGGGATGGGACCAAGTAATGGCATGGCGTTATTAATGGGGTTATACATAGGAGGGGTTTCTGGGGGAATGATCCCTGCCATTTTGTTGAAACTTCCAGGAACACCTTCTTCTATATCCACAACTTTTGATGGTTATCCGATGGCACAAAAAGGGTTAGCTGGTAGAGCATTTGGGCTTTCTATCATGTTTTCGTTTCTTGGTGGTTTATTGAGTATCATTATTCTAGTTTTAGTATCGCCGCCATTAGCAAAATTTGCACTTAACTTTGGGCCATTTGAATACTTTGCGATAACAATTTTTGCTTTAACTCTAATTTCTAGTTTGTCAGAAGGATCCCTAGTAAAAGGGCTAATTAGTGCTTTACTAGGTCTTACATTTGCTTTTGTCGGAGCGGCACCAATTGATTCTTTTCCGAGATATACTTTCGGATTAGACGCGCTGGATGCAGGATTTAATTTACTTCCGGTATTAATTGGACTTTTTGCCATTTCAGAAATGCTTAAAGTGATTGAGGAACGAAAGAAAAATAAAATAAATCAAGATAAGATTCAAAATTACAAGATTAAAGGGTTAGGATTTTCTCCAATTACCTTTATAAAACAAGCCTGGAATTTCATACGTTCTGCATTTATTGGTGTAGGGATCGGTATTTTACCAGGCATCGGTGGAGGAACTGCAAATATCATCGCCTATGTTACCGCCAAAAGACAATCTAAAAACCCAGATGAATATGGGAAAGGTATAGATGATGGTGTGGTTGCTTCAGAAACTGCAAATAATGCTGCGGTTGGTGGTGCGCTTGTTCCATTAATTTCACTTGGAATCCCGGGCGATACAGTTACTGCGATGTTACTTGGCGGACTTGTGATACATGGATTGCAACCAGGACCACTACTTTTTGAACAAAATGGCCCGATTGTATATGGGATTTTTGCAGCATTAATTATAGCAAATATTTTTATGTTGATTTTCTTATATGCAGGTATGAGAGGGTTTGTTCGATTATTGAGTATACCAAGGCATTATCTGTATCCTGTTATCATTGCACTTTGTGTAGTAGGAGCTTTTGGTGTAAATAATCGTCTATTTGATGCTTATGCGCTTTTATTCTTCGGAATTATTGGCTACATCATGATAAAAGCAAAATTTCCACTCACTCCTCTTATCTTAGGTTTTATTTTAGGACCTATTTTGGAGGTCAATCTTAGAAGGGGATTACAACTAACCGGAGGTGACTTTATACCATTCTTAACTTCACCGATAGCTGCAACATTTCTAATTATTGCAGTATTGTCTGTTGTCTTTAGTGCTTTCAAAACGTACAAATCGAAAAAAGAGGAAGAAGATTCAAACAGTCTGGCGAGTTAA
- a CDS encoding tripartite tricarboxylate transporter TctB family protein — MHENKLVDLYSALFLIVLSIVLYTSTLSFKQISASKIGSDFLPQVVAIALFILSGIFFVSALTKWRKEKKLKEEMTGEQKKVKEKLDYTLVLISLVLIAVYLILIPFLGFLLSTAGYLFIQIYLISTPEKRSPIKFAIVSIVVSVSVYWVFKNVFFLMLPAGILG, encoded by the coding sequence TTGCATGAAAATAAGCTAGTGGACCTGTACTCTGCTTTATTCTTAATCGTACTATCCATCGTATTATATACTTCCACATTGTCATTTAAGCAAATATCTGCGTCGAAGATTGGGTCAGATTTTTTACCTCAAGTGGTTGCTATAGCATTGTTTATTCTTAGTGGCATTTTCTTTGTAAGCGCTTTAACTAAATGGAGAAAAGAGAAGAAATTAAAAGAAGAAATGACAGGTGAACAAAAGAAAGTGAAGGAGAAACTCGATTATACACTAGTTCTTATCTCACTAGTATTAATAGCGGTTTATCTGATCCTTATTCCGTTTTTAGGATTTCTACTTTCAACTGCCGGGTATCTATTTATTCAAATTTATTTAATCTCAACTCCTGAAAAGAGAAGTCCTATAAAGTTTGCTATTGTATCTATTGTTGTGTCTGTATCTGTTTATTGGGTATTTAAGAATGTATTCTTTCTTATGCTGCCAGCAGGAATTTTGGGATAG
- the gucD gene encoding alpha-ketoglutaric semialdehyde dehydrogenase GucD, which yields MLKTDKQSYLNFINGRWKSSEGGETKEVLNPADKNDVVGVIQRSTIDDVNEAIASAKSAKESWRKLSGNERGNYLYKVANILESRLDDVAETLTREMGKTLPEAKGETARGVAILRYYAGEGLREVGDVIPSTDSSGIMYTTRTPLGVVGVITPWNFPVAIPIWKMAPALIYGNTVVIKPATEAAATAAKVMECFADAELPDGVVNMVTGSGSIVGNRIAEHPDVNGVTFTGSDQTGKHIGQTALARGAKYQLEMGGKNPVIVADDADLDLAVKATISGGLSSTGQKCTATSRVIVQRSVYDAFKEKLLTQIQALTVGNGLEDGNWMGPSVSESQLETVLHYIKKGKEEGATLLTGGHRLTDAEHKDGNFVEPTVFEDVTNDMTIAQEEIFGPVLALIKVETFEEAMKLANDTEYGLSAAVFTENIRKMLTFIDDIEVGLVRVNAETAGVELQAPFGGMKSSSSHSREQGKAAIEFFTSIKTVFIK from the coding sequence ATGTTAAAAACAGATAAACAGTCATACTTGAATTTCATAAATGGGAGATGGAAGTCTTCTGAAGGTGGAGAAACGAAGGAAGTTCTAAATCCTGCAGATAAAAATGATGTTGTAGGAGTTATTCAACGGTCGACTATCGATGATGTAAATGAGGCTATTGCATCTGCAAAGTCAGCAAAAGAAAGTTGGAGGAAACTATCTGGAAATGAAAGAGGAAACTATCTTTATAAGGTTGCTAATATTTTAGAAAGTCGTCTGGACGATGTAGCAGAAACCTTAACCAGAGAAATGGGAAAAACATTACCGGAAGCTAAAGGTGAAACGGCTAGAGGCGTAGCTATCCTTCGTTACTATGCAGGAGAAGGATTAAGAGAAGTCGGGGATGTCATTCCTTCTACAGATAGTAGTGGGATTATGTATACGACACGAACTCCTTTAGGTGTAGTTGGAGTAATTACACCATGGAATTTCCCAGTTGCTATTCCAATTTGGAAAATGGCTCCTGCTCTCATTTATGGAAATACAGTGGTAATCAAGCCAGCAACAGAGGCAGCAGCTACGGCAGCTAAAGTCATGGAATGTTTTGCTGATGCAGAGCTTCCTGATGGAGTTGTCAATATGGTGACTGGTTCAGGATCGATTGTTGGAAATAGAATTGCAGAGCATCCGGATGTAAACGGAGTTACCTTTACTGGCTCAGACCAAACTGGAAAACATATTGGACAGACTGCTTTAGCTAGAGGAGCAAAATATCAGCTTGAAATGGGTGGAAAGAACCCAGTTATTGTGGCAGACGATGCCGATCTAGATTTAGCTGTTAAGGCTACTATCAGTGGTGGTTTAAGTTCCACTGGTCAAAAGTGTACGGCAACAAGTCGTGTAATCGTTCAACGTTCGGTATATGATGCCTTTAAAGAAAAATTACTAACGCAAATACAAGCTTTAACGGTTGGTAATGGTTTAGAAGATGGAAATTGGATGGGGCCAAGTGTAAGCGAATCACAACTGGAAACAGTACTTCACTATATTAAAAAAGGAAAAGAAGAAGGGGCTACTTTATTAACTGGTGGGCATCGTCTAACAGATGCTGAGCACAAGGATGGTAACTTTGTTGAACCAACTGTGTTTGAAGATGTTACGAATGATATGACAATAGCTCAAGAAGAAATCTTCGGCCCAGTGCTTGCTCTCATTAAAGTAGAAACATTTGAAGAAGCGATGAAATTAGCTAATGATACAGAATATGGTTTAAGTGCTGCTGTTTTCACGGAAAATATTAGAAAAATGTTAACATTTATCGATGACATTGAGGTAGGCTTAGTCAGAGTGAATGCAGAAACAGCGGGTGTAGAATTACAAGCACCATTCGGCGGAATGAAAAGCTCTAGTTCTCACTCAAGAGAACAAGGTAAAGCAGCGATAGAATTTTTCACTTCGATTAAGACAGTATTTATTAAGTAG
- the kdgD gene encoding 5-dehydro-4-deoxyglucarate dehydratase: MNRKAPTGILGFPVTPFDNQGNIDELALSQNIKYLLDSGLEAIFVACGAGEYHSLENGEYESIIEIATSTVKGQVPVYTGVGGNLSDAVHKAKLSEKHGVDGYLIMPAYLINGEQEGIYQYVHSIATSTDLNAIVYQRDNVVMNLDTIEKLVEIPQIVGFKDGHGSMEHIIEFTQSIGNKIGWLNGMPMAEVTMPAYIPLGFDSYSSAISNYIPHISRKFYDALLEGDETTVNEIYQEVILPINRIRRQGKGYAISLIKAGMEIVGLPINSNNVRPPVTPVKKEHYEQLEEILKKALIKYPSNLTKSL; the protein is encoded by the coding sequence ATGAATAGAAAAGCGCCAACTGGAATACTAGGATTCCCTGTGACGCCGTTTGATAACCAAGGGAATATAGATGAATTAGCATTATCTCAGAATATCAAGTACTTACTTGACTCAGGATTAGAGGCAATTTTTGTAGCATGTGGTGCTGGAGAATACCATTCACTGGAAAATGGGGAATATGAGTCTATTATCGAAATTGCTACATCGACAGTGAAAGGACAGGTGCCTGTATACACTGGTGTCGGAGGTAATCTCAGTGATGCAGTACACAAAGCTAAACTCTCTGAAAAACATGGTGTAGATGGATATTTAATTATGCCAGCTTACCTTATTAATGGAGAGCAAGAAGGTATTTATCAATATGTACATTCCATTGCTACATCTACGGATTTAAATGCTATTGTCTACCAAAGAGATAATGTCGTCATGAATCTAGACACTATAGAAAAATTAGTAGAAATACCACAAATAGTAGGTTTTAAAGATGGACATGGAAGTATGGAACATATTATTGAATTCACACAAAGTATCGGTAACAAAATCGGTTGGTTAAACGGAATGCCAATGGCGGAAGTGACAATGCCAGCTTATATTCCATTAGGATTTGATTCTTATTCATCCGCTATTTCCAACTATATCCCTCATATTTCAAGAAAATTTTACGATGCATTACTGGAAGGGGATGAAACAACGGTTAATGAAATTTACCAAGAAGTCATTCTCCCTATTAACCGAATTCGCAGACAAGGGAAAGGATATGCGATTTCTTTGATTAAGGCAGGCATGGAAATTGTTGGTTTACCTATAAACAGTAATAATGTGCGTCCACCTGTAACACCTGTAAAGAAAGAGCATTATGAACAACTGGAGGAAATCCTAAAGAAAGCATTAATTAAATACCCTTCTAATCTAACGAAAAGCCTTTAA
- a CDS encoding FadR/GntR family transcriptional regulator, translating into MSRDIKLKSIKKNTLSSLVMDEIIKLLIDGKIKPGDKLPSEYELMEMLYVSRAVLREALSALETLGILKRKSREGTYISDKIGTRPFRLMLALSSDDIETIIETRMTQELGFVTLAAEKITEEELQRLETTIYNMSNNIGNYDEMDKEFHTIITSSVMNNVTSGIIEPLMDFFYKMYYTISKEHRNIDITIQQHQAIFDALKDRDPFEAHRAMYIHLDHVRKRVKLGKTNNEEN; encoded by the coding sequence GTGAGTAGAGATATTAAATTAAAGTCAATAAAAAAGAATACGCTTTCAAGCTTGGTGATGGATGAGATTATCAAACTTTTGATTGATGGAAAAATTAAACCAGGTGACAAGTTACCATCTGAATATGAATTGATGGAAATGCTTTATGTGAGTAGGGCAGTTCTTAGAGAGGCGTTAAGTGCTCTGGAAACCTTAGGAATACTCAAAAGGAAATCGAGAGAAGGCACATATATTTCAGATAAAATTGGTACACGACCATTCCGTCTTATGTTAGCGTTATCATCCGATGATATAGAAACGATTATCGAAACGCGAATGACGCAGGAACTTGGATTTGTAACACTCGCGGCGGAAAAAATAACAGAGGAAGAGTTACAGCGACTGGAGACAACCATCTATAACATGAGTAATAATATTGGCAATTATGATGAGATGGATAAAGAATTTCATACTATCATTACGTCCTCTGTAATGAACAATGTAACTTCTGGAATTATTGAGCCATTAATGGATTTTTTCTACAAAATGTATTACACCATTTCCAAAGAACATCGAAATATAGATATTACGATTCAACAGCACCAAGCAATCTTTGACGCACTGAAAGATAGAGATCCATTCGAAGCGCATCGTGCCATGTATATCCATCTGGATCATGTACGAAAGCGTGTGAAATTAGGAAAAACAAATAATGAAGAAAATTAG
- a CDS encoding galactarate dehydratase: MKITDLELHAVGIPRHTGFVNKHVIVKIHTDEGLTGIGEMSDFSHLPLYSVDLHDLKQGLLSILLGQNPFDLMKINKELTDNFPETMYYYEKGSFIRNGIDNALHDLCAKYLDISVSDFLGGRVKEKIKVCYPIFRHRFSEEVESNLDVVRQKLEQGFDVFRLYVGKNLDADEEFLSRVKEEFGSRVRIKSYDFSHLLNWKDAHRAIKRLTKYDLGLEMIESPAPRNDFDGLYQLRLKTDYPISEHVWSFKQQQEMIKKDAIDIFNISPVFIGGLTSAKKAAYAAEVASKDVVLGTTQELSVGTAAMAHLGCSLTNINHTSDPTGPELYVGDVVKNRVTYKDGYLYAPDRSVKGLGIELDESLLAKYQVPDLSWDNVTVHQLQDRTADTKS, encoded by the coding sequence ATGAAAATTACGGATTTGGAATTACATGCAGTCGGTATTCCTCGTCATACAGGATTTGTGAATAAACATGTTATTGTTAAAATTCATACTGACGAAGGTTTAACAGGGATCGGTGAAATGTCTGATTTCTCCCACTTACCCCTTTATTCGGTGGATCTTCATGATTTAAAACAAGGACTTTTGTCCATTCTATTAGGTCAGAATCCATTTGATTTGATGAAAATTAATAAGGAATTAACCGATAATTTCCCAGAAACGATGTACTATTATGAAAAAGGAAGTTTTATAAGAAACGGGATAGATAATGCATTACATGATTTATGCGCAAAGTATTTAGATATTTCTGTATCGGATTTTCTAGGAGGTAGAGTCAAAGAAAAAATAAAAGTCTGCTATCCGATTTTTAGACATCGATTCTCGGAGGAAGTAGAAAGCAATCTTGATGTGGTCCGTCAAAAATTGGAACAGGGTTTTGATGTTTTTCGATTATACGTAGGGAAAAACCTTGATGCGGATGAGGAGTTTTTATCTAGGGTGAAAGAAGAATTTGGCTCTAGGGTACGTATCAAATCCTATGATTTTAGTCATCTACTAAACTGGAAAGATGCTCACCGGGCAATCAAGCGTCTAACCAAATATGATTTGGGATTAGAAATGATAGAAAGTCCAGCACCGAGGAATGACTTTGATGGTTTGTATCAACTAAGACTAAAGACAGACTATCCAATCAGTGAACATGTGTGGAGTTTTAAACAGCAACAAGAAATGATAAAAAAAGATGCGATCGACATCTTTAATATCTCCCCGGTATTTATTGGCGGGCTCACATCTGCTAAAAAAGCAGCCTATGCAGCGGAAGTAGCAAGTAAAGATGTGGTTCTGGGAACGACCCAAGAATTATCTGTTGGGACGGCAGCCATGGCTCATCTAGGATGCTCTTTAACAAATATAAACCACACTTCTGATCCTACTGGTCCAGAGCTTTATGTGGGGGATGTGGTCAAAAATAGAGTTACCTATAAAGATGGGTATCTGTATGCTCCAGACCGGAGTGTAAAGGGACTTGGTATTGAACTTGATGAATCATTATTAGCAAAATATCAAGTACCTGATTTGAGTTGGGATAATGTGACAGTGCATCAACTTCAAGACCGTACAGCTGATACAAAATCTTAA
- a CDS encoding hydroxyacid dehydrogenase, with product MVFRVLVPQKIAQEGIRLLEENGASIVVPPSHDEATLVEYVSDVDAIIARTEIYSEKVLENANRLKIIARHGIGVDNIDVKAATKYGIKVTNTPSANINAVAELVLTFMLASTRHLLPIDEAVRAGNFDIRNQLFGYELNGKTVGIIGFGNIGRLIAEKCRLGLGMNIVVFDPYVTAESVEPYVELTESLEDLLRISDVVTLHVPYVRATHHLIHKDSFQIMKKDAILINAARGGVVDEKALVEALMNGEIRGACVDVFEEEPPKQENPLFKLENVIVTPHLGAQTYEAFKKMAIDAANEIISVKNGNAPEHLIHPVTT from the coding sequence ATGGTATTTCGAGTATTAGTCCCGCAAAAGATTGCACAAGAAGGAATTAGATTACTAGAGGAAAACGGTGCTAGTATTGTTGTTCCACCTAGCCATGATGAAGCTACACTTGTTGAGTATGTAAGCGATGTTGATGCTATTATTGCTAGAACGGAAATATATTCCGAAAAGGTATTAGAAAATGCCAATCGTTTAAAAATTATTGCAAGGCATGGGATTGGTGTGGATAATATTGATGTAAAGGCTGCTACAAAATACGGTATCAAAGTTACGAATACACCGTCAGCAAATATAAATGCAGTGGCAGAACTTGTGTTAACATTCATGCTAGCTAGTACGCGACATTTATTGCCAATTGATGAGGCAGTACGTGCTGGGAATTTTGATATCCGCAATCAGCTATTTGGATATGAGTTAAATGGAAAAACGGTTGGGATTATTGGCTTCGGAAATATCGGCCGGTTAATTGCGGAAAAATGTAGGTTAGGATTAGGAATGAATATCGTAGTCTTCGATCCTTATGTGACTGCGGAAAGTGTAGAGCCATACGTAGAATTAACAGAATCATTGGAAGATTTATTGCGAATATCCGATGTAGTTACTTTACATGTACCATATGTTCGCGCTACGCATCACCTTATCCATAAAGATTCATTCCAGATTATGAAAAAAGATGCGATATTAATTAATGCAGCTCGTGGTGGTGTCGTAGATGAAAAAGCGCTGGTGGAGGCACTAATGAACGGAGAAATCAGAGGAGCATGCGTGGATGTTTTTGAAGAGGAGCCGCCAAAGCAAGAGAATCCTTTATTTAAATTAGAGAATGTGATTGTTACTCCGCACTTAGGAGCGCAGACGTATGAAGCATTTAAAAAAATGGCAATAGATGCTGCAAATGAAATCATATCAGTAAAAAATGGCAATGCTCCAGAACACTTAATTCATCCGGTGACAACATAA
- a CDS encoding dihydrodipicolinate synthase family protein, protein MDYGEFSKRFSTISGINIVPFLEGTREIDWKGLDDNVEFLLQNGIEVIVPNGNTGEFYALTIEEAKQVATRVTELVNGRATVVAGIGYSVDTAIELGKSAIDSGADCVMIHQPVHPYITDAGAVEYYRNIIEALDAPSIIYFKDAHLSDDVIKELAPLDKLVGIKYAINDIQRVTQVIRAVPKSSNVAFICGTAEKWAPFFYHAGAVGFTSGLVNVFPQKSFALLEALEEGNQEKIWDVWEDVVPFEDLRAKHNNGNNVVIIKEAMEQLGLRAGVTREPVNPLSPNDRLELEELLKSWNTQEVR, encoded by the coding sequence ATGGATTACGGGGAATTTAGTAAACGATTTTCAACGATTTCGGGGATTAATATTGTTCCTTTTTTAGAAGGTACGAGAGAAATTGACTGGAAAGGGTTGGATGATAATGTCGAGTTCCTTCTCCAAAATGGAATAGAGGTTATTGTTCCAAATGGAAATACTGGTGAATTTTATGCACTGACCATAGAGGAGGCAAAGCAGGTAGCAACTAGAGTAACAGAATTAGTAAACGGTCGAGCAACGGTTGTGGCGGGTATTGGTTATTCTGTAGATACCGCTATAGAATTAGGGAAATCTGCAATCGATTCGGGAGCAGATTGTGTGATGATTCATCAACCAGTTCATCCCTATATTACCGATGCTGGGGCGGTAGAATACTATAGAAATATTATTGAGGCATTAGATGCTCCATCGATCATTTACTTTAAAGATGCTCACTTGAGTGATGATGTGATTAAAGAATTAGCACCTTTAGATAAATTGGTTGGAATCAAATATGCAATTAACGATATTCAACGTGTAACCCAAGTAATTCGTGCTGTACCGAAATCTAGTAATGTTGCATTTATTTGTGGGACAGCGGAGAAATGGGCACCATTTTTCTATCATGCTGGGGCAGTAGGTTTTACTTCAGGATTGGTCAATGTTTTTCCACAGAAATCCTTTGCGTTACTGGAAGCATTAGAAGAAGGCAATCAAGAAAAGATATGGGACGTTTGGGAAGATGTTGTTCCATTTGAAGATCTAAGAGCCAAACATAATAATGGCAATAACGTTGTAATAATTAAAGAGGCCATGGAACAATTAGGTTTAAGAGCTGGAGTTACTAGGGAACCGGTAAATCCTTTATCACCAAATGATAGACTAGAGTTAGAGGAGCTATTAAAAAGCTGGAATACGCAAGAGGTGAGGTGA
- a CDS encoding Ldh family oxidoreductase has protein sequence MSNIAVSEKDLQRFCRDLLKQSLPDEEAEVIAETLVDADLRGVTSHGVQRVAGYLKRMEDGIIERKTDISVVQDSFATALLDANNGWGQVAGVKAMEMAIQKAGQYGTSFVGVSNSNHFGTASFYTRMAAEKGFIGISMTNASPIMVPFGAKEPSLGPNPISISIPAGEGKKPIILDMSTSNVARGKIMVAKKNKESIPEGWAITKDGKQTTDADEAWEGFVLPMGPKGSGLAIIIDILSGVLTGSLFGKRIPRQYDDPYPQQLGHLFGAINIENFGEPELFYQNVLEKIEETISSEPSEGFDQVYMPGDMESQRKKEYKENGIPLSQEIINELRKTGEKYGVDLEHYLSQNKQRN, from the coding sequence ATGAGTAATATAGCCGTATCGGAAAAGGACTTACAACGGTTTTGTCGAGATCTTTTAAAACAAAGTTTGCCTGATGAGGAAGCGGAAGTAATTGCAGAAACATTGGTCGATGCAGATTTGCGTGGGGTTACTTCACATGGTGTACAGCGTGTAGCGGGATATTTAAAAAGAATGGAAGATGGAATTATCGAGAGGAAGACTGATATTAGTGTAGTTCAGGATTCTTTTGCAACCGCTTTACTTGATGCGAATAACGGTTGGGGTCAGGTTGCTGGGGTGAAAGCCATGGAGATGGCGATTCAGAAGGCAGGACAATATGGCACTTCGTTCGTAGGTGTGTCGAATTCGAATCATTTTGGAACCGCTTCCTTTTATACGAGGATGGCTGCAGAAAAAGGATTTATAGGAATTTCAATGACAAATGCATCTCCGATTATGGTGCCCTTTGGAGCTAAAGAACCTTCATTAGGTCCAAATCCTATTTCCATTTCGATTCCAGCTGGTGAAGGGAAGAAACCAATTATCTTGGATATGTCAACAAGTAATGTTGCCAGAGGGAAGATTATGGTTGCCAAGAAGAATAAGGAATCCATCCCAGAAGGTTGGGCGATCACGAAGGATGGAAAACAAACAACGGATGCGGATGAAGCATGGGAAGGATTTGTACTTCCAATGGGGCCTAAGGGATCTGGCTTAGCAATTATCATCGACATTCTAAGTGGTGTTCTAACTGGTTCACTATTTGGGAAGCGAATCCCGAGACAATATGATGATCCATACCCGCAACAATTAGGACATTTATTCGGTGCGATTAACATTGAAAACTTCGGTGAGCCGGAGCTTTTTTATCAAAATGTTCTAGAGAAAATTGAAGAGACTATCTCAAGTGAACCAAGTGAAGGTTTTGATCAAGTGTATATGCCGGGGGATATGGAATCACAGCGTAAGAAAGAATATAAAGAAAATGGTATTCCATTAAGTCAAGAAATTATTAATGAACTAAGAAAAACGGGAGAAAAATATGGGGTAGATCTAGAACACTATTTATCTCAAAACAAGCAGCGTAATTAG
- a CDS encoding GntR family transcriptional regulator: protein MDKDIQKKISMQSRSVRDLIYDYLKEAIINGEYEPGFHLRERELAKAFEVSTTPIKEAFRLLSNEGLVRTLSRKGTFVSDDIMSSVEEIARVRAALEGVAARFAAIKRTDEDLVQLEAIINQMKNSTSENNREKLNEFNSEFHQFIRKCARNGFIFKQVESVHSYDQYIRKKALSNIEEHEKAFKEHYLIYKMIVEQDADGAEKVMREHIIRSAKVALY, encoded by the coding sequence ATGGATAAAGACATTCAAAAAAAAATCAGTATGCAATCGCGTTCTGTGCGTGATCTTATTTATGATTATTTAAAAGAAGCGATTATTAATGGGGAATATGAGCCTGGTTTTCATTTGCGAGAAAGAGAGTTGGCAAAAGCCTTTGAAGTGAGCACAACACCAATTAAAGAGGCATTTCGATTGCTTAGTAATGAGGGATTAGTTCGTACACTATCAAGAAAAGGAACTTTTGTCTCGGATGATATCATGAGTTCAGTCGAAGAGATTGCCCGTGTAAGAGCTGCATTAGAAGGTGTCGCAGCAAGGTTCGCTGCTATAAAGCGGACAGATGAGGATTTGGTGCAATTAGAAGCTATAATTAATCAGATGAAGAATTCCACGAGTGAGAATAACCGGGAGAAATTAAACGAATTTAATAGTGAGTTTCATCAATTTATTCGTAAATGTGCGAGAAATGGTTTTATATTTAAACAAGTAGAGTCTGTTCATTCATATGACCAATATATTCGTAAGAAAGCATTATCGAATATTGAAGAGCATGAGAAAGCATTTAAGGAGCATTACCTTATTTATAAAATGATTGTTGAACAAGATGCAGATGGGGCGGAAAAGGTCATGCGAGAGCATATTATTCGTTCAGCAAAAGTGGCGCTTTATTAA